Proteins found in one Streptococcus mitis genomic segment:
- a CDS encoding excalibur calcium-binding domain-containing protein: protein MNKRLFLKMSLATLPVLALFSQPVLAEESIHFSSCKEAWANGYSDIHEGEPGYSAKLDRDHDGVACELKNAPKGAFKAKQAATTQTDTSSSTASGWVKQDGAWYYFDEIGNPVKNAWQGSYYLKSDGKMAQSEWIYDDSYQAWYYLKSDGSYAKNAWQGAYYLKSNGKMAQGEWVYDSSYQAWYYLKSDGSYARNAWQGNYYLKSDGKMAKNERVDGGRYYVDASGLWKP, encoded by the coding sequence ATGAACAAACGTCTATTTTTAAAAATGAGTCTGGCTACCTTGCCAGTTTTAGCCTTGTTTTCACAACCTGTGTTAGCAGAAGAAAGCATTCATTTTTCTAGTTGTAAGGAAGCTTGGGCGAATGGATACTCGGATATTCACGAGGGAGAACCTGGTTATTCTGCCAAGTTAGACCGCGATCATGATGGTGTGGCTTGCGAATTGAAAAATGCTCCTAAGGGTGCTTTTAAAGCAAAACAAGCGGCTACAACTCAAACTGATACAAGTTCATCAACAGCAAGTGGTTGGGTTAAGCAGGACGGTGCTTGGTACTACTTTGATGAAATTGGAAATCCAGTGAAAAATGCTTGGCAGGGAAGCTATTACCTGAAATCAGACGGAAAAATGGCCCAGAGCGAATGGATTTATGATGATTCTTATCAAGCTTGGTATTATTTGAAATCAGATGGTTCTTATGCAAAAAATGCATGGCAAGGAGCTTATTACCTTAAATCAAACGGTAAAATGGCACAAGGTGAGTGGGTTTATGATTCTTCTTACCAAGCATGGTATTACTTGAAATCAGATGGTTCTTATGCTCGCAATGCATGGCAAGGAAACTACTATTTGAAATCAGATGGTAAAATGGCTAAAAATGAGCGAGTTGATGGAGGCCGCTACTACGTAGATGCTTCAGGTCTCTGGAAACCATAA
- the hflX gene encoding GTPase HflX: protein MIETEKKEERVLLIGVELQGMDNFDLSMEELASLAKTAGAVVVDSYRQKREKYDSKTFVGSGKLEEIALMVDAEEITTVIVNNRLTPRQNVNLEEVLGVKVIDRMQLILDIFAMRARSHEGKLQVHLAQLKYLLPRLVGQGIMLSRQAGGIGSRGPGESQLELNRRSVRNQITDIERQLKVVEKNRATVREKRLESSTFKIGLIGYTNAGKSTIMNTLSSKTQYEADELFATLDATTKSIHLGGNLQVTLTDTVGFIQDLPTELVSSFKSTLEESKHVDLLVHVIDASNPYHEEHEKTVLSIMKDLDMEDIPRLTLYNKADLVEDFTPTQTPYALISAKSEDSRENLQALFLEKIKEIFESFTLRVPFSKSYKIHDLESVAILEERDYQEDGEVITGYISEKNKWRLEEFYD from the coding sequence ATGATTGAAACGGAGAAAAAAGAGGAGCGAGTCCTGCTGATTGGTGTGGAATTGCAGGGCATGGACAATTTTGACCTCTCCATGGAAGAATTGGCCAGTTTAGCGAAAACGGCTGGGGCAGTCGTTGTAGATAGCTACAGACAAAAACGTGAAAAATATGATTCTAAGACCTTCGTCGGCTCTGGTAAGTTGGAAGAAATTGCGCTCATGGTGGATGCAGAAGAAATCACCACTGTCATCGTCAATAACCGTTTGACACCAAGGCAGAATGTCAATTTAGAGGAAGTTCTGGGTGTTAAGGTCATTGACCGTATGCAGTTGATTTTGGATATCTTTGCCATGCGAGCTAGAAGCCATGAAGGGAAACTCCAAGTCCATCTAGCCCAGCTCAAATATCTCTTGCCTCGTTTGGTTGGTCAGGGAATTATGCTCAGCCGTCAGGCAGGGGGAATTGGTTCCCGTGGACCTGGTGAAAGCCAGCTGGAGCTGAACCGTCGTAGCGTTCGCAATCAAATCACGGATATCGAGCGCCAGCTCAAGGTGGTTGAGAAAAATCGGGCGACCGTCAGAGAAAAACGTTTGGAGTCAAGCACCTTTAAGATTGGTTTGATTGGTTATACCAATGCTGGGAAGTCAACTATCATGAACACCTTGTCCAGTAAGACCCAGTATGAGGCTGACGAGCTATTTGCGACTCTAGATGCGACGACTAAGAGTATCCATCTGGGAGGCAATCTCCAAGTAACTTTGACAGATACCGTGGGCTTTATCCAAGATTTGCCGACAGAGTTGGTATCCAGTTTCAAGTCGACCTTGGAAGAAAGCAAGCATGTGGACCTTCTTGTTCATGTTATCGATGCCAGCAATCCTTACCATGAGGAACATGAAAAAACGGTTCTGTCCATCATGAAAGACCTGGACATGGAAGATATTCCTCGCCTGACCCTTTATAATAAAGCGGATTTGGTGGAGGATTTCACGCCTACCCAAACGCCTTATGCCCTCATTTCTGCCAAGTCTGAGGATAGTCGTGAAAATTTGCAGGCTTTATTTTTAGAGAAAATCAAGGAGATTTTTGAATCTTTTACCCTGCGCGTGCCTTTTTCAAAATCTTACAAGATTCATGATTTAGAAAGTGTTGCGATTCTTGAAGAACGTGATTATCAGGAAGACGGCGAAGTGATTACAGGCTACATTTCCGAGAAAAATAAATGGAGGTTAGAGGAATTTTATGACTGA
- a CDS encoding SDR family NAD(P)-dependent oxidoreductase has protein sequence MPTILITGASGGLAQEIVKLLPNDQLILLGRNKEKLAQLYGNHPHAEWIEIDITDDSALEALVADLYLRYGEIDVLINNAGYGIFEEFDQISDQDIHQIFEVNTFALMNLSRRLAARMKESRKGHIINIVSMAGLIATGKSSLYSATKFAAIGFSNALRLELMSYGVYVTTVNPGPIRTGFFDQADPDGTYLKSVARFLLEPDAVAKKIVKIIGKNKRELNLPVLLNLAHKFYTLFPKLADKLAGETFNYK, from the coding sequence ATGCCTACTATTCTCATTACAGGAGCTAGCGGTGGTCTAGCCCAAGAAATAGTTAAACTTCTGCCAAATGACCAACTCATCTTACTTGGTAGAAATAAGGAAAAATTAGCCCAACTCTACGGAAATCATCCCCATGCAGAATGGATTGAAATCGATATTACCGATGACTCAGCCTTAGAAGCTCTGGTAGCAGACCTCTATCTCCGCTATGGCGAGATTGATGTCTTGATAAACAACGCTGGTTACGGGATTTTTGAGGAATTTGACCAGATTTCCGACCAAGATATTCACCAGATATTTGAGGTCAATACCTTTGCCCTGATGAATCTATCTCGACGCCTTGCGGCTCGAATGAAGGAAAGCCGAAAAGGTCATATCATCAATATCGTCAGCATGGCAGGTTTAATCGCTACTGGTAAGTCTAGTCTTTACTCAGCGACCAAGTTTGCGGCTATTGGTTTTTCAAATGCTCTGCGCCTAGAACTTATGTCCTACGGTGTTTATGTGACGACTGTCAATCCAGGACCAATCCGTACAGGATTTTTCGATCAGGCCGACCCAGATGGCACCTATCTCAAATCTGTTGCCCGCTTCCTGCTAGAACCAGATGCAGTGGCTAAAAAGATTGTCAAGATTATAGGAAAAAACAAACGCGAACTCAATCTCCCAGTCTTGTTGAACCTAGCCCATAAGTTTTATACCCTCTTTCCCAAGCTAGCTGATAAGTTGGCAGGGGAGACTTTTAATTATAAATAA
- a CDS encoding alpha/beta fold hydrolase, whose protein sequence is MKLIFLHGLGQSADSWKEVQELLADYPSEAIELFPSGVATYQEAKERIYQRLTVETEPFVLIGLSLGAALALELSSYEIPNLQSLVLSGCPLKLAGNIPFYIQLLIFKLLPKKVFEKQGADKAFMVGVSEELKTLDLTDISRTCPYPTLLICGSKDKPNLSSMRSLHKLISESQFQIIPDGPHVLNRAKPKEFAAITRSFLELLK, encoded by the coding sequence ATGAAATTAATATTTTTACATGGCCTAGGTCAGTCAGCAGATAGTTGGAAGGAAGTGCAAGAGTTGCTTGCAGATTATCCCTCTGAAGCCATAGAGTTATTTCCTTCCGGAGTTGCCACCTACCAAGAAGCCAAGGAGCGCATTTATCAGCGCTTAACAGTGGAAACAGAACCTTTTGTCCTAATCGGTTTGTCCTTAGGAGCTGCCCTTGCATTGGAGCTTTCAAGTTATGAGATACCAAATCTTCAATCCTTGGTTTTGTCAGGTTGTCCACTGAAACTAGCGGGTAACATTCCTTTTTATATTCAGTTGTTGATTTTTAAACTACTTCCCAAAAAGGTATTTGAAAAACAGGGAGCAGACAAAGCTTTTATGGTCGGAGTTTCTGAGGAATTGAAGACACTTGATTTAACTGATATATCAAGAACTTGTCCTTATCCAACCTTACTAATTTGTGGTAGCAAAGATAAACCCAATCTTAGTTCTATGAGAAGTCTTCATAAACTAATATCAGAATCTCAATTCCAGATTATCCCTGACGGTCCTCATGTCTTGAATAGAGCCAAACCAAAAGAGTTTGCAGCAATAACTAGAAGTTTTCTTGAATTGCTGAAATAA
- the miaA gene encoding tRNA (adenosine(37)-N6)-dimethylallyltransferase MiaA, whose amino-acid sequence MKTKIIVIVGPTAVGKTALAIEVGKRFNGEVVSGDSQQVYRGLDIGTAKASPAEQAAVPHHLIDVREVTESYSAFDFVSEAKIAIEDIHSRGKLAIIAGGTGLYIQSLLEGYHLGGETPHEEILAYRTSLEPYTDEELAHMVEQTGLEIPQFNRRRAMRALEIAHFGQDLENQESLYEPLIICLDDERSQLYERINHRVDLMFEAGLLDEAKWLFDHYPDVQAAKGIGYKEFFPYFRGEQTLEEASESLKQATRRFAKRQLTWFRNRMQVTFYQIGEAGVQDRILSQIEEFLDD is encoded by the coding sequence ATGAAAACAAAAATAATTGTGATTGTTGGACCGACTGCAGTTGGAAAGACGGCTCTAGCCATTGAAGTGGGCAAGCGTTTTAATGGCGAAGTGGTTAGTGGAGATAGCCAGCAAGTCTATCGAGGACTTGATATTGGGACGGCTAAGGCTAGTCCAGCAGAGCAGGCAGCTGTTCCTCATCATTTAATCGATGTTAGAGAGGTAACCGAGTCTTACTCGGCTTTTGATTTTGTTTCAGAAGCTAAGATAGCTATTGAGGATATTCACAGCCGTGGCAAGCTAGCTATTATCGCCGGTGGGACTGGACTTTATATCCAGAGCTTGCTTGAAGGTTACCACCTAGGTGGGGAGACTCCCCATGAGGAGATTTTGGCCTATCGGACTAGCTTGGAGCCTTATACAGATGAGGAATTAGCTCATATGGTGGAGCAAACAGGTCTTGAAATTCCTCAGTTTAATCGTCGTCGTGCGATGCGTGCCTTGGAAATAGCCCATTTTGGTCAGGATTTGGAAAATCAAGAAAGTCTATATGAACCATTGATTATCTGCTTGGATGATGAACGCAGTCAGCTTTATGAACGTATCAACCACCGAGTGGATCTGATGTTTGAGGCTGGGCTTTTGGATGAGGCCAAGTGGCTCTTTGACCATTATCCAGATGTGCAGGCTGCTAAAGGAATTGGCTACAAGGAATTCTTTCCTTATTTCCGTGGAGAGCAGACCTTGGAAGAAGCTAGTGAGAGTCTCAAACAGGCGACCCGCCGTTTTGCCAAGCGTCAGTTGACCTGGTTCCGTAATCGCATGCAGGTCACCTTTTATCAGATTGGAGAAGCTGGTGTGCAAGACCGCATTTTAAGCCAGATAGAGGAGTTTTTAGATGATTGA
- a CDS encoding thymidylate synthase, whose translation MTKADTIFKENIERILKDGVFSEQARPKYKDGTVANSKYVTGAFAEYDLAKGEFPITTLRPIAIKSAIKEVFWIYQDQSNSLDVLNDKYNVHYWNDWEVGDTGTIGERYGAVVKKHDIINKLLKQLEANPWNRRNIISLWDYQAFEETDGLLPCAFQTMFDVRRVDGVIYLDATLTQRSNDMLVAHHINAMQYVALQMMIAKHFGWKVGKFFYFINNLHIYDNQFEQAEELLRREPSNCQPRLVLNVPDKTNFFDIKAEDFELVDYDPVKPQLKFDLAI comes from the coding sequence ATGACAAAAGCAGATACGATTTTTAAAGAGAATATTGAACGAATCCTCAAAGACGGTGTCTTTTCTGAGCAAGCACGTCCCAAGTACAAGGATGGGACAGTTGCCAACTCTAAATATGTAACGGGTGCCTTTGCAGAGTATGACTTGGCCAAGGGGGAATTCCCCATTACAACTTTGCGGCCAATTGCCATCAAATCCGCCATCAAGGAAGTGTTCTGGATTTATCAAGACCAGTCAAATAGCCTAGACGTGCTTAATGACAAGTACAATGTTCACTACTGGAATGATTGGGAAGTGGGAGATACGGGAACTATTGGTGAGCGTTACGGGGCGGTCGTTAAGAAACACGACATCATCAATAAGCTTCTCAAACAGTTGGAAGCAAATCCTTGGAACCGTCGCAATATCATTTCGCTCTGGGATTACCAAGCTTTCGAAGAAACAGATGGGTTGCTCCCGTGCGCCTTTCAGACCATGTTTGATGTCCGCCGTGTAGATGGAGTAATCTATCTGGATGCGACCTTGACCCAGCGTTCTAATGACATGCTGGTGGCCCACCACATCAACGCTATGCAGTATGTGGCTCTTCAAATGATGATTGCCAAGCATTTCGGCTGGAAGGTTGGGAAGTTCTTCTACTTTATCAACAACCTCCATATCTATGACAATCAATTTGAACAAGCTGAGGAATTGCTTCGACGTGAGCCGTCAAACTGCCAACCACGTTTGGTATTGAATGTGCCAGATAAGACCAATTTCTTTGATATTAAAGCAGAGGATTTTGAATTGGTGGATTATGACCCTGTCAAGCCGCAGTTGAAGTTTGACCTAGCTATTTAA
- a CDS encoding cystathionine beta-lyase — protein MTDIKTLALKYGGYTSLDKVYLDQLLAGKTEQEQLALITPPPSVVNAYFAELYQKKSPEAATDYFAEVSQELNLYNVEPSFTLENKPFIRINLSGKSFGFCYESDGLGRIFSENEEKISDDLLFEIAQIFPHQLLFEESGKIYMKAVGDEEVVSVENLTALTDLENLADGRKRLKGYSQEDLLQEAVAFSGKRYFRSENRTAMLYID, from the coding sequence ATGACTGATATTAAAACGTTGGCTCTAAAATATGGGGGCTATACAAGTCTGGATAAGGTCTATCTGGATCAACTTCTAGCCGGTAAAACAGAGCAAGAGCAGTTGGCACTGATCACTCCTCCGCCTAGCGTGGTCAATGCTTACTTTGCAGAACTCTACCAGAAAAAAAGTCCTGAGGCTGCGACGGATTATTTTGCAGAAGTCAGTCAGGAACTGAATCTTTACAATGTTGAACCAAGTTTCACCCTAGAAAATAAGCCTTTTATTCGGATTAATCTGTCTGGTAAATCCTTTGGTTTTTGTTATGAGAGTGATGGTCTTGGTCGGATTTTCTCTGAGAATGAAGAGAAGATTTCGGATGACTTGCTTTTTGAAATTGCGCAAATTTTCCCCCATCAACTGCTCTTTGAGGAGTCTGGCAAGATTTACATGAAGGCTGTCGGAGATGAGGAAGTTGTTAGCGTGGAAAATCTCACAGCTTTGACAGATTTAGAAAACTTGGCTGATGGTCGTAAGCGTCTAAAAGGTTATAGCCAAGAGGATTTATTGCAAGAAGCTGTTGCTTTTTCTGGCAAGCGCTATTTCCGATCGGAAAATCGCACAGCCATGTTATATATTGATTAA
- a CDS encoding helix-turn-helix domain-containing protein: MELHLSTCAKHGLSLKEAASDIVSPQFLSQFEKGDKGISLENFAKLLIVIGVEWNDFVIAYANKGGDCLELPAIEFGKHVVHEEDILTYIEEYEKLFDVYLKDNPLQAEMIFKSIKLRHYPTIAKSPETVARIQNIINHLMKSDVFNSIELEIYRVIVNHSPMELIDHMTKQLLLMYKESANTDTYIRILNALTFSVKYFSELGYYQKADDIIKKIKSLQTFERGYLAIPLMFLEVEHVYNQFRWNKPEAIPLAKNLFNYLQSAKFIDQQYYSNFINAFTYHCHSLNKTGIDLF, translated from the coding sequence TTGGAACTACATTTAAGTACCTGCGCGAAGCACGGCCTCAGCCTAAAGGAAGCCGCCTCAGATATCGTATCACCACAGTTCCTAAGTCAATTTGAAAAAGGAGACAAGGGAATTTCACTTGAAAACTTTGCCAAACTATTAATTGTTATCGGAGTTGAATGGAATGATTTTGTTATCGCCTATGCAAATAAAGGTGGAGATTGTTTAGAATTACCTGCTATTGAATTTGGCAAGCATGTAGTCCATGAAGAAGATATCCTCACTTACATTGAAGAATACGAAAAATTATTTGATGTCTATCTAAAAGACAATCCACTTCAAGCAGAGATGATTTTCAAATCTATCAAATTAAGACACTATCCAACCATAGCAAAGAGTCCAGAAACTGTTGCTAGGATTCAAAACATTATCAATCATTTAATGAAATCGGATGTCTTTAATAGTATCGAACTTGAAATTTATCGCGTCATCGTCAATCATTCTCCTATGGAACTTATTGACCATATGACCAAACAATTATTACTTATGTACAAAGAAAGTGCCAATACTGACACCTACATCCGTATTTTAAATGCTCTCACTTTCTCCGTAAAATACTTCTCTGAACTAGGGTACTATCAAAAGGCTGATGATATTATTAAAAAAATTAAATCACTTCAGACCTTCGAACGAGGATACCTGGCTATTCCCCTCATGTTCCTAGAAGTTGAACATGTTTACAATCAATTTAGATGGAATAAACCCGAGGCTATTCCTTTAGCCAAAAATCTATTTAATTATCTTCAAAGTGCAAAATTTATTGATCAGCAATACTACTCTAATTTTATCAACGCCTTCACCTATCACTGCCATTCATTAAATAAGACTGGAATTGATTTATTCTAA
- a CDS encoding ROK family glucokinase, whose protein sequence is MSQKIIGIDLGGTSIKFAILTTAGEIQEKWSIKTNILDEGSHIVDDMIESIQHRLDLLGLVAADFQGIGMGSPGVVDREKGTVIGAYNLNWKTLQPIKEKIEKALGIPFFIDNDANVAALGERWMGAGDNQPDVVFMTLGTGVGGGIVAEGKLLHGVAGAAGELGHITVDFDQPIACTCGKKGCLETVASATGIVNLTRRYADAYEGDAALKRLIDNGEEVTAKTVFDLAKEGDDLALIVYRNFSRYLGIACANIGSILNPSTIVIGGGVSAAGEFLLQGVQKVYDENTFPQVRTSTKLALATLGNDAGVIGAASLVLQ, encoded by the coding sequence ATGAGTCAAAAGATTATTGGGATTGACCTTGGTGGAACTTCTATCAAATTTGCAATCTTGACAACAGCAGGAGAAATCCAAGAAAAATGGTCTATCAAGACCAACATTTTGGATGAGGGAAGTCATATCGTAGATGATATGATTGAGTCTATTCAACATCGTTTGGACTTGCTTGGATTGGTGGCAGCGGACTTCCAAGGTATTGGAATGGGATCACCAGGTGTGGTTGACCGTGAAAAAGGGACTGTTATCGGTGCCTACAACCTCAACTGGAAAACCCTTCAACCAATCAAAGAGAAAATTGAAAAAGCCTTGGGTATCCCATTCTTCATCGATAATGATGCCAACGTGGCTGCTCTCGGTGAGCGCTGGATGGGTGCTGGTGATAACCAACCAGACGTTGTCTTTATGACACTCGGTACAGGTGTTGGTGGCGGTATCGTTGCAGAAGGCAAATTGCTTCATGGTGTTGCTGGTGCAGCAGGTGAGCTTGGCCACATCACTGTTGACTTTGACCAACCAATCGCATGTACTTGCGGTAAGAAAGGTTGCCTTGAGACAGTTGCTTCAGCAACAGGGATTGTCAACTTGACTCGTCGCTATGCCGATGCATACGAAGGCGATGCAGCCTTGAAACGCTTGATTGATAATGGAGAAGAAGTAACTGCTAAGACTGTATTTGACCTTGCAAAAGAAGGAGACGACCTTGCTTTGATTGTTTACCGTAACTTCTCACGTTACTTGGGAATCGCTTGTGCTAACATTGGCTCAATCCTAAACCCATCAACAATCGTCATCGGTGGTGGTGTGTCAGCTGCAGGAGAATTCCTTCTACAAGGTGTTCAAAAAGTCTACGATGAAAATACTTTCCCACAAGTACGTACATCTACTAAATTAGCTCTTGCAACTCTAGGAAATGACGCTGGGGTTATCGGAGCAGCATCACTTGTATTGCAATAA
- the pabB gene encoding aminodeoxychorismate synthase component I: MHRKTVIDFRAFGERYTFTQPIKELKTRNVAEVADLLAQVESYQEQGYYVVGYVSYEAAPAFEEKLAVHKAPLLDEYLLYFTVHDKVETSPIPLIYDEVDLPSNWQEVTSAADYEKAIAQIRHHLRQGDTYQVNYTVQLKQDLSANPFAIYNRMVVEQEAGYNAYVEHDEMAVISMSPELFFEQNDRELITRPMKGTTQRGMTDQEDLDQAAWLEQDPKNRSENMMIVDLLRNDMNRISEVGSEHVERLCQVEQYSTVWQMTSTIKSQLREDVDLVEIFRSLFPCGSITGAPKIATMEIIKNLEPQPRGVYCGTIGLLLPNGRRIFNVAIRTIQLYQGKAIYGVGGGITWDSTWESEYREVHQKAAVLYRKQARFQLITTGKISQKQLMFEEQHLERLRKASRYFAFPFDSENLKQKIEEECQACDANQDYRLRISLGKSGEIELSRQILTPLSPSFCEAKLCLQEVNLQQAFTYFKTSFRPHLSLGKQEKIYHNQRGELLETSIGNLVLKIDGRLYTPSIRLGILPGIYRQHLLETGQVEEKVLTIEDLKGAEAIYGCNAVRGLYELSVREN; this comes from the coding sequence ATGCATAGAAAAACAGTGATTGATTTTAGGGCTTTTGGGGAAAGATACACCTTTACCCAGCCCATTAAAGAGTTGAAAACGAGAAATGTAGCAGAAGTGGCAGATTTGCTGGCACAAGTGGAAAGCTACCAAGAGCAAGGCTATTATGTGGTGGGTTATGTCAGCTATGAGGCTGCACCTGCTTTTGAGGAGAAATTAGCAGTTCATAAAGCTCCTTTACTGGACGAGTATTTGCTTTACTTTACTGTTCACGATAAGGTGGAGACCTCCCCTATTCCTCTGATTTATGACGAGGTTGATTTACCTTCAAACTGGCAGGAAGTAACGTCTGCAGCAGACTATGAGAAGGCGATTGCCCAGATTCGCCATCATTTGCGGCAGGGAGACACTTATCAGGTCAACTACACCGTCCAACTCAAGCAAGATTTAAGCGCTAATCCTTTTGCCATCTACAATCGCATGGTGGTAGAGCAGGAGGCGGGTTACAATGCCTATGTTGAACATGATGAGATGGCAGTGATTTCCATGAGTCCAGAGCTCTTTTTTGAGCAAAATGACCGTGAGTTGATAACGCGACCAATGAAGGGAACGACTCAGCGTGGCATGACTGACCAAGAAGACTTGGATCAGGCAGCTTGGTTGGAACAGGACCCCAAAAATCGCTCTGAAAATATGATGATTGTGGACCTCTTGCGCAACGATATGAACCGTATTTCTGAAGTGGGAAGTGAGCATGTGGAGCGTTTGTGTCAAGTGGAGCAGTATTCGACTGTCTGGCAGATGACTTCGACCATCAAGAGTCAGTTGCGAGAGGATGTTGACCTTGTAGAAATATTCCGTTCTCTCTTTCCTTGTGGATCAATAACAGGAGCTCCGAAAATTGCGACCATGGAAATCATCAAGAACTTGGAGCCACAACCGCGTGGAGTCTACTGTGGAACGATTGGTCTCCTGCTTCCAAATGGACGACGGATTTTTAATGTTGCTATCCGGACTATTCAACTGTATCAAGGGAAAGCCATCTATGGAGTTGGTGGAGGTATTACATGGGATAGCACTTGGGAATCTGAATATCGCGAGGTTCATCAAAAGGCAGCCGTTCTTTATCGTAAACAAGCTCGCTTCCAATTAATTACAACTGGAAAAATCAGCCAAAAACAACTGATGTTTGAAGAACAACATCTAGAAAGGCTGAGAAAAGCGAGTCGGTATTTTGCCTTTCCATTTGATTCAGAAAACTTGAAACAAAAGATAGAGGAAGAGTGTCAGGCTTGTGATGCTAATCAAGATTACCGCTTGCGTATTTCTCTCGGCAAGTCTGGAGAGATAGAACTTAGTCGACAAATCTTAACACCTCTTAGTCCAAGTTTTTGCGAGGCCAAACTTTGCCTGCAAGAAGTTAATTTGCAACAAGCCTTTACCTACTTCAAAACAAGCTTCCGACCTCACTTGAGCCTAGGGAAACAAGAGAAGATTTATCATAATCAAAGAGGAGAATTGCTTGAAACCTCTATTGGAAATTTGGTTCTGAAGATTGATGGGAGACTCTATACACCATCTATCCGACTGGGAATCTTACCAGGAATTTACCGTCAACATTTGCTGGAAACAGGACAGGTAGAAGAGAAAGTCTTGACCATAGAAGATTTGAAGGGAGCAGAAGCTATCTATGGCTGTAATGCAGTCAGGGGTTTGTATGAGTTGTCAGTAAGGGAGAACTAA
- a CDS encoding DUF3042 family protein, whose protein sequence is MAKGFAKGLVTGVAGTVAAVAGAVYAFKKKVIEPEEQKAAFIEENRKKAARRRVSR, encoded by the coding sequence ATGGCTAAAGGATTCGCTAAAGGTCTTGTAACAGGTGTCGCAGGAACTGTCGCTGCAGTCGCAGGTGCAGTATACGCATTTAAAAAGAAAGTGATCGAACCAGAAGAGCAAAAAGCAGCTTTCATCGAAGAAAACCGTAAAAAAGCAGCTCGCCGCCGCGTATCACGTTAA
- the rnz gene encoding ribonuclease Z: MDIQFLGTGAGQPSKARNVSSLALKLLDEINEVWLFDCGEGTQNRILETTIRPRKVSKIFITHLHGDHIFGLPGFLSSRAFQANEEQTDLEIYGPQGIKSFVLTSLRVSGSRLPYRIHFHEFDQDSLGKILETDKFTVYAEELDHTIFCVGYRVMQKDLEGTLDAEKLKVAGVPFGPLFGKIKNGQDVVLEDGTEIKAADYISAPRPGKIITILGDTRKTDASVRLAVNADVLVHESTYGKGDEKIARNHGHSTNMQAAQVAVEASAKRLLLNHISARFLSKDISKLKKDAASVFENVHVVKDLEEVEI; this comes from the coding sequence ATGGATATTCAATTTTTAGGAACGGGGGCTGGTCAGCCCTCTAAAGCCCGCAATGTCTCCAGTCTCGCCCTGAAACTTTTGGACGAGATTAACGAAGTCTGGCTCTTTGACTGTGGAGAAGGTACGCAAAATCGCATTCTGGAAACCACGATTCGACCACGTAAGGTCAGCAAAATCTTTATCACCCACCTGCATGGAGACCACATTTTTGGCTTACCAGGTTTCCTTTCTAGTCGAGCCTTTCAGGCTAATGAAGAGCAGACGGATTTGGAAATCTATGGACCTCAAGGGATTAAGTCCTTTGTCTTAACCAGCCTTCGTGTGTCAGGTTCGCGCCTGCCTTACCGCATTCATTTTCATGAGTTTGACCAAGATTCTTTAGGGAAAATCCTTGAAACCGATAAATTCACGGTGTATGCAGAGGAGCTGGACCACACAATTTTCTGTGTTGGTTATCGTGTCATGCAAAAGGACTTGGAAGGAACGCTGGATGCTGAAAAACTCAAGGTTGCTGGTGTCCCATTTGGCCCACTCTTTGGTAAAATCAAAAACGGTCAAGATGTTGTTTTGGAAGACGGTACTGAAATCAAGGCAGCAGACTACATCTCAGCTCCACGTCCAGGTAAAATTATCACTATTTTAGGAGACACTCGAAAAACGGATGCTAGTGTGCGTCTGGCTGTCAATGCCGATGTCCTTGTCCATGAGTCCACTTATGGCAAGGGTGATGAAAAAATTGCTCGTAACCATGGCCACTCTACTAACATGCAAGCTGCACAAGTAGCGGTAGAAGCAAGCGCCAAACGACTATTGCTCAACCATATCAGTGCCCGTTTCCTCTCAAAAGATATCAGCAAGCTCAAAAAAGATGCTGCTAGTGTTTTTGAAAATGTCCATGTGGTCAAAGACTTGGAGGAAGTGGAAATCTAA